In Saccharicrinis fermentans DSM 9555 = JCM 21142, a genomic segment contains:
- a CDS encoding YkgJ family cysteine cluster protein: MECRVGCAACCIAPSISSPLPKMPQGKPAMTPCAHLTEDYRCELFGKKERPKVCGGFKAEPDFCGRDRDEGIRILSSLE; this comes from the coding sequence ATGGAATGTAGAGTTGGATGTGCGGCTTGCTGTATTGCCCCATCAATATCTTCTCCTTTACCAAAAATGCCTCAAGGAAAGCCGGCCATGACACCATGTGCACATCTGACTGAGGATTATAGATGTGAGTTATTTGGTAAAAAGGAGCGCCCCAAGGTATGTGGAGGATTTAAAGCGGAACCTGATTTTTGTGGACGAGATAGGGATGAAGGTATACGTATTTTATCTAGTCTGGAATAA
- a CDS encoding lysophospholipid acyltransferase family protein, giving the protein MKVVGKIIYQIYKWIIFIPVFAIASIVFSLGAALFAVLVSPAAGSMSGVMWAKTVAFFTPMRVKVSGKENIKKGRSYVIVANHQSAYDIFALYGFLGIDFRWIMKKELRHAFFIGPASAKVGHIFIDRSSPKAAFDSINEAKEKLVNGTSVVIFPEGTRSGSNTVRRFKSGAFKMAEELELPILPVTIKDTHKVYGGGIFNVHPGKVHLTINPCIDTSKYKGDIHGLMADTKEALIAPIKEYN; this is encoded by the coding sequence ATGAAAGTTGTTGGAAAAATTATTTACCAAATTTATAAATGGATTATTTTTATTCCAGTCTTTGCAATAGCCAGTATCGTTTTTTCGTTGGGAGCAGCATTGTTTGCTGTACTGGTGTCGCCTGCAGCAGGTAGTATGAGCGGAGTGATGTGGGCTAAAACAGTTGCTTTTTTTACGCCGATGCGTGTTAAAGTATCAGGGAAGGAGAATATTAAGAAAGGGCGATCTTATGTGATTGTGGCTAATCATCAAAGTGCCTATGATATCTTTGCCTTATATGGATTTCTAGGAATTGACTTTCGATGGATAATGAAAAAGGAATTGAGGCACGCTTTCTTTATTGGTCCTGCCAGTGCTAAAGTAGGTCATATTTTTATAGATAGGTCTTCGCCCAAAGCTGCTTTTGATTCTATCAATGAAGCCAAGGAGAAACTAGTTAATGGTACTTCTGTTGTTATTTTTCCTGAAGGAACACGTAGCGGAAGTAATACTGTTCGGCGCTTTAAAAGTGGTGCCTTTAAAATGGCTGAGGAATTAGAACTGCCCATCCTCCCGGTTACCATCAAAGATACGCATAAAGTATATGGTGGAGGGATTTTTAATGTACATCCCGGAAAAGTACATCTTACAATTAATCCTTGCATAGATACTTCAAAATATAAGGGTGATATTCATGGCCTAATGGCAGACACGAAAGAGGCTTTGATAGCTCCTATCAAAGAGTATAATTGA